The genome window GAGCTTCCTTAATCGAGTCGAAAGTGTATTTGAAAAATATCTCTAACTTTACCAGACAAACAGGTTAGCGGAAAGATATTAAGACAGATACATGAACAGAACATTTATTAAAAAGAGTATTTTTACAATTCTGGCTGCGGTTTTATGCGTAGCAAATTCATTTGGCCAGACAATCAAAACGGATGCTGTAGACCCAGTTGAGGTCTGTGCCGGCGGGACCGTTTCGGTCAAGTTTACTGCAAAAGACATTCTTTTAGCTCCGACAAATTACACCGCTCAATTATCTGACGCTTCCGGCTCGTTTGCCGCGCCCACAGATCTGGGCTCGTCCGCTACTTCTCCGATTTCGGTAACCATTCCAAACGGAACCGCTAGTGGTGACGGATATAAAATACGCGTCATAGGTTTCGTATTACTGGTGCCAGCCATAGCAACTTCTGAAAGCGCTTCAATCAAAATAAATGCGATTCCGGCAAAGCCAACCGTAACATCACCCGTGGCTTACGAAGTGGGCGACAAAGCCGTAGCATTAATCGCAACCGGCACAGGCCTGAAATGGTATGACACCGTAACCAGCGCCGCCGGATCAGCAACCATCCCCGTCCCCGATACCAAAGCCGAAGGAACCCAAAACTATTTCGTAAGCCAAACCGTAAGCGGCTGCGAAAGCGACCGGGCCCAAATCGTTGTTAATGTTACAAAAACGGCATGTACACCGCCTGCTAAGCCTGTTGTGACCGATAAAACCTATGAGGTCGGGGCTAATGCACCTGCCCTCACTGCAGATGGTACGAATTTGAAATGGTATTCAGCAGCATCAGGTGGAAATGAACTAAATGGAGCTCCCAAGCCATCAACAACTACTCCTGGATCCACCAGTTATTTCGTTTCGCAAACAAACGCGAGCGGCTGCGAAAGCGAAAGGGCAGAAATCGTTGTAACTATCACTGCCTGCACACCACCAGCAAAGCCAACAGTTGCTAACAAGACCTATGAAATTGGCGATAACGCACCTATACTTACGGCGGTTGGTGATGATTTAAAATGGTATACAGCAGCAACCGGAGGAAATGCCTTAGCAAGTGCTCCGAAGCCCTCAACGACTACCGCGGGGAAAACAAGCTATTTTGTGTCCCAAACAAATGCGAGTGGTTGTGAAAGTGAGCGAGCAGAGATAATAGTTACTATAACCAATTGCACTCCACCTGAGAAACCAACTGTTTCAAATAAAACTTATGAAGTTGGAGACAACCCACCTGTTTTAACGGCTGTTGGCACCAATTTAAAATGGTACGCAGCGGCGTCAGGTGGAACAGCTTTGAATGGAGCGCCTAAACCTGCAACGACAACAGCAGGGAAAACAAGCTATTTTGTGTCCCAAACAAATGCGAGTGGCTGTGAAAGCGAGAGGGCAGAAATAATCGTTACTATAACCGATTGTACCCCACCTGAAAAACCAACTGTATCAAACAAAACTTATGAGGTCGGAGATAACGCACCTGTTTTAACGGCTGTTGGCACAAATTTAAAATGGTACACTGCGGCGTCAGGTGGATCTGCTCTTAATTCAGCTCCTAAACCAGCAACCGTTAGCCCCGGATCTACAAGCTATTTTGTCTCTCAAACCAATGCTAAGGGCTGCGAAAGTGAGAGGGCGGAAATCGTTATCACTGTAGGCTGCAAGAAATTTGCAGGGCCGACAGTTACAACACCACTTGCAATTTGCCAAGCACCAACAGCAGCAGCTCCTTTAAAAGCAACTCCGCTAGCTAACCATACATTGTTATGGTACACCGCTGCAACAGGCGGCACAGGCTCTACGACAGCACCCACACCTCTTAACACCGAAGCAAAATCTTATTCATACTTTGTTAGCCAGCGTAACGAAACCACGAAATGTGAAAGTGAGCGTGTTGAAATTATTGTTAATGTAAGGGAAGCTGCCAAACCAACAGTTACTACGCCGATAGAATATTGTGTAGGTGAAACCCCAAAAGCCCTTATTCCTTCCGGCTCGACTTTCAAATGGTATTCAGCTTCCAACGATGTAACTGGGAATACTACTCCTCCAACACCGAAAACGGCAACACCATCAACGACAACTTTTTACGTCACCCAGTCTACCACATACGGATCGCTTGTATGCGAAAGTTCACGTGCTGAGGTTGAGGTAATAGTAAATGCCCGACCTTCTGCATTGCCAACAGTATCCGAGGCATTCTGTCAGGAACGTGCGGACAAAACGTATACTTTTGCAGCGCAACCTGCTGCTGGAAATACTGTAAACTGGTATTCTGTTGCTACTGGTGGAGTTGCTTCCAAAACTGCACCATCCATTAACCTTAAAAATGCGGGCGAGACAATCTATTATGCAACGCAAATCTCTAAATCTTGCGAAAGCGCAACCAGAGTTCCGCAAAAAATCCGCGTAAAACCACTTCCAGTCCTACCAACAATCGCCAACCAAACCGTTGAAATCTGCCAGTTTGTTGTCGCGCAGCCGCTAACTGCTACGCCTGTAAAAGATGGGATTTTGAAATGGTACGGAACCAATGCAACAGGGGGTGACGCCAGCGATGCGGCTCCGATCCCTTCTACGGCAGAAGGCGGTACGACCTCTTATTTTGTTGGCCAATCTCTGGAAGGCTGCTTCAGCGACCGTGCGAAAATTGATGTAAAAATCAATACAACACCAAAACCACAAACTACCACGCAACTGGCTTACTGCCAGAATGAAGTGGCTCCAAGACTGGATGCAACGGGCTCCATCCTGAAATGGTATCGCAATTCAACTGATACTGATTTTCAAGGCGTTCCGTTTACGCCGTTTACAGAAAAAGTACAGGATTATTCTTTCTATGTA of Dyadobacter chenhuakuii contains these proteins:
- a CDS encoding Ig-like domain-containing protein, which codes for MNRTFIKKSIFTILAAVLCVANSFGQTIKTDAVDPVEVCAGGTVSVKFTAKDILLAPTNYTAQLSDASGSFAAPTDLGSSATSPISVTIPNGTASGDGYKIRVIGFVLLVPAIATSESASIKINAIPAKPTVTSPVAYEVGDKAVALIATGTGLKWYDTVTSAAGSATIPVPDTKAEGTQNYFVSQTVSGCESDRAQIVVNVTKTACTPPAKPVVTDKTYEVGANAPALTADGTNLKWYSAASGGNELNGAPKPSTTTPGSTSYFVSQTNASGCESERAEIVVTITACTPPAKPTVANKTYEIGDNAPILTAVGDDLKWYTAATGGNALASAPKPSTTTAGKTSYFVSQTNASGCESERAEIIVTITNCTPPEKPTVSNKTYEVGDNPPVLTAVGTNLKWYAAASGGTALNGAPKPATTTAGKTSYFVSQTNASGCESERAEIIVTITDCTPPEKPTVSNKTYEVGDNAPVLTAVGTNLKWYTAASGGSALNSAPKPATVSPGSTSYFVSQTNAKGCESERAEIVITVGCKKFAGPTVTTPLAICQAPTAAAPLKATPLANHTLLWYTAATGGTGSTTAPTPLNTEAKSYSYFVSQRNETTKCESERVEIIVNVREAAKPTVTTPIEYCVGETPKALIPSGSTFKWYSASNDVTGNTTPPTPKTATPSTTTFYVTQSTTYGSLVCESSRAEVEVIVNARPSALPTVSEAFCQERADKTYTFAAQPAAGNTVNWYSVATGGVASKTAPSINLKNAGETIYYATQISKSCESATRVPQKIRVKPLPVLPTIANQTVEICQFVVAQPLTATPVKDGILKWYGTNATGGDASDAAPIPSTAEGGTTSYFVGQSLEGCFSDRAKIDVKINTTPKPQTTTQLAYCQNEVAPRLDATGSILKWYRNSTDTDFQGVPFTPFTEKVQDYSFYVTQTGTNGCESPKEEIKIHIKALPSATISGNTTIDLGQTATIRVKFTGDGPWMYALSDGKTDTTDQINHEIMVKPVTTTTYLLTEVANACGKGLPIGSALVTVKVPTINSGNPSVAEACAGKTFSVPFQQSGDFPSENTFKVQIATENTDAKFISIPSVASSNIITATFPDTTLAGSYYVRVVSSGKNPDFTVKGSVSAITITASPLPVATITGTQTILMGDKADMKIETTGKAPWTFTLSNGTKDSLITASVTPYTFKLAPKATTIYTISKVTNGCGTGKGAGSARVQVDPILGVEPPASADWVKVYPTLVTTQCTVEIDGIIAPREARAEVIDLNGRSRAVKNINQKVTDVDFSSYPSGLYLLRVTNGNRSTVWRVMKP